One window of the Benincasa hispida cultivar B227 chromosome 3, ASM972705v1, whole genome shotgun sequence genome contains the following:
- the LOC120072861 gene encoding zeatin O-glucosyltransferase-like, protein MNNQNHIIPCNVVKNYNYFRVVVVMVPLPAQGHLNQLLHLSQLLSTFDIPIHFVGTATHNRQAQLRRVHNGQTNHPIEFHDFDIPPFPCPPPNPAATHKFPSHLIPSFTAAAVHLHRPLLAFLQALSSKVKRLVVIHDSLMSSAIQGVDSLPNTETYSFHTVSAFAIALHSLERKGFVYGRNDGEMTTIYEEYFPKELNVVSMEECFPTEFLELIRTQFRQLPKMGAGKIYNTCKVIEGQFLDVIKRVEPEFRHWALGPFNPVKISSSMQSCSSHSCMAWLDQQEPRSVIYVSFGTTTAMKDQQIKEIAIGLARSDQKFIWVLRDADNGDVFNTSEIRKSKLPEGYDHLIGDRGLVIRDWAPQVEILSHWATGGFMTHCGWNSCMESMTTGVPVAAWPMHSDQPRNTVLMTMVLRVGVVLEEWRQELVTAHAVEEVVRKLMVSEEGAEVRRNAERLGNIVRQSVEDDGESRREFEAFVAHISR, encoded by the exons ATGAATAACCAAAACCATATCATCCCTTGCAACGTCGTAAAAAATTACAACTACTTTCGAGTAGTTGTTGTTATGGTTCCTTTACCTGCACAAGGTCATTTGAATCAACTACTCCACCTCTCTCAACTCCTCTCCACCTTCGACATTCCGATCCACTTCGTCGGCACTGCCACCCATAACCGCCAAGCCCAACTACGACGTGTTCACAACGGTCAAACCAACCACCCGATCGAATTTCACGACTTCGACATCCCTCCATTTCCCTGTCCTCCGCCGAATCCAGCTGCAACCCATAAATTTCCCTCCCACCTCATCCCTTCCTTTACGGCCGCTGCCGTCCACCTTCATCGCCCTCTTCTTGCCTTCCTCCAAGCCCTCTCGTCAAAAGTGAAACGACTTGTCGTTATTCATGATTCGCTAATGTCGTCTGCCATACAAGGTGTCGACAGTCTCCCCAACACTGAAACCTATAGCTTCCACACTGTATCGGCCTTTGCCATCGCTCTTCACAGCTTGGAGCGTAAAGGGTTTGTCTACGGTCGCAACGACGGTGAAATGACAACGATTTATGAAGAATATTTTCCAAAGGAATTGAATGTGGTGTCCATGGAAGAGTGTTTTCCAACAGAGTTTTTAGAGCTCATTAGAACGCAGTTTCGTCAGCTGCCAAAAATGGGAGCTGGGAAaatttataacacttgtaaagtGATTGAAGGACAATTTTTGGATGTGATTAAAAGGGTTGAACCTGAGTTTCGTCATTGGGCTTTGGGTCCTTTCAACCCTGTCAAAATCTCCTCCTCCATGCAG TCATGTTCTAGCCATAGCTGCATGGCATGGCTAGATCAACAAGAGCCAAGATCAGTGATCTACGTTTCATTCGGGACAACGACAGCCATGAAAGACcaacaaataaaagaaatagcAATTGGGTTAGCAAGAAGTGATCAAAAATTTATTTGGGTCCTTCGAGATGCCGACAATGGTGACGTATTCAACACAAGCGAGATTCGAAAATCGAAGCTCCCAGAAGGATATGACCACTTAATTGGTGATAGAGGATTAGTAATAAGAGACTGGGCACCGCAAGTAGAGATACTGAGCCATTGGGCGACAGGAGGGTTCATGACGCATTGTGGATGGAACTCGTGCATGGAGAGCATGACGACAGGGGTCCCAGTGGCTGCTTGGCCAATGCACTCCGACCAGCCCAGGAACACCGTGCTCATGACTATGGTATTGCGTGTAGGGGTGGTGTTAGAGGAGTGGCGACAGGAGCTGGTGACAGCACACGCGGTGGAGGAGGTGGTTAGGAAGTTGATGGTGTCGGAGGAAGGGGCGGAGGTAAGGAGGAACGCAGAGAGACTAGGGAATATTGTGCGCCAGTCGGTGGAAGACGACGGTGAGTCTCGTCGGGAATTTGAGGCTTTTGTTGCTCATATTAGCAGGTAG